A single window of Rhizobium indicum DNA harbors:
- a CDS encoding CoA-acylating methylmalonate-semialdehyde dehydrogenase yields the protein MHEIGHFIGGKHVAGTSGRVSNVYNPATGEVQATVALASVEELRAAVENAKAAQPKWAATNPQRRARVFFKFVELLNKHMDELAEILSKEHGKTIEDAKGDVIRGLEVCEFVCGIPHLAKGEFTEGAGPAIDMYSIRQPVGIGAGITPFNFPGMIPMWMFAPAIACGNAFILKPSERDPSLPIRLAELMIEAGLPAGILNVVNGDKGAVDAILTDPDIGAVSFVGSTPIARYVYGTAAMNGKRAQCFGGAKNHMIIMPDADLDQAVNALMGAGYGSAGERCMAISVAVPVGEETANRLVEKLAPKIESLRIGPYTDDKADMGPLVTKEAYTRVRGLIDRGIEEGAKLVVDGRDFKLQGYEDGYFVGGCLFDHVTPEMDIYKTEIFGPVLSVVRANNYEEALSLPMKHEYGNGVAIYTRDGDAARDFASRINIGMIGINVPIPVPLAYHSFGGWKASSFGDLNQHGTDSIKFWTKTKTVTARWPSGIKSGAEFVMPTMK from the coding sequence ATGCATGAGATCGGTCATTTCATCGGCGGCAAACATGTTGCCGGCACCAGCGGCCGCGTGAGCAATGTCTACAATCCGGCGACTGGCGAAGTGCAGGCGACGGTCGCACTCGCAAGCGTCGAGGAACTGCGTGCCGCCGTCGAAAACGCCAAGGCTGCGCAGCCGAAATGGGCTGCCACCAATCCGCAGCGCCGCGCCCGCGTCTTCTTCAAGTTCGTCGAACTCCTGAACAAGCACATGGACGAGCTTGCCGAAATCCTCTCCAAGGAGCACGGCAAGACGATCGAGGATGCCAAGGGCGACGTCATTCGCGGCCTCGAAGTCTGCGAATTCGTCTGCGGCATTCCCCATCTTGCCAAGGGCGAGTTCACCGAGGGCGCAGGCCCGGCGATCGACATGTATTCGATCCGCCAGCCGGTCGGCATCGGCGCCGGCATTACCCCCTTCAATTTCCCCGGCATGATCCCGATGTGGATGTTTGCACCGGCAATCGCCTGCGGCAACGCTTTTATCTTGAAGCCCTCCGAGCGTGATCCCTCCCTGCCGATCCGTCTCGCCGAACTGATGATCGAGGCCGGCCTGCCCGCCGGCATCCTCAACGTCGTCAATGGCGACAAGGGTGCCGTCGACGCGATCCTCACCGATCCCGATATCGGCGCTGTCTCCTTCGTCGGCTCGACGCCGATCGCCCGCTACGTCTATGGCACCGCGGCGATGAACGGCAAGCGCGCCCAGTGCTTCGGCGGCGCCAAGAACCACATGATCATCATGCCGGATGCAGACCTGGATCAGGCCGTCAATGCGCTGATGGGCGCAGGCTACGGTTCGGCCGGCGAGCGCTGCATGGCAATCTCGGTTGCCGTTCCGGTCGGCGAAGAAACCGCCAACCGCCTCGTCGAGAAGCTGGCGCCGAAGATTGAATCCCTGCGCATCGGCCCCTATACCGACGACAAGGCCGACATGGGCCCGCTCGTCACCAAGGAGGCCTATACCCGTGTTCGCGGCCTGATCGACCGCGGCATCGAGGAAGGCGCCAAGCTCGTCGTCGACGGCCGCGATTTCAAACTCCAGGGCTATGAAGACGGCTATTTCGTCGGCGGCTGCCTGTTCGATCACGTCACGCCGGAGATGGATATCTACAAGACCGAAATCTTCGGACCTGTCCTCTCCGTCGTTCGCGCCAACAACTATGAGGAAGCGCTGTCGTTGCCGATGAAGCACGAATACGGCAACGGCGTTGCAATCTACACCCGCGACGGCGATGCCGCCCGCGATTTTGCCTCGCGCATCAATATCGGCATGATCGGCATCAACGTTCCGATCCCGGTTCCGCTCGCCTACCACTCCTTCGGCGGCTGGAAGGCCTCGAGCTTCGGCGACCTCAACCAGCACGGGACGGATTCGATCAAGTTCTGGACGAAGACCAAGACTGTCACCGCCCGCTGGCCCTCCGGCATCAAGAGCGGCGCCGAATTCGTCATGCCGACGATGAAGTAA
- a CDS encoding YjgN family protein: MDNRVSAGAAANAFERARFTGTASEYFGIWIVNVLLTIVTLGIYSAWAKVRRNRYFYGNTVLLGRSFEYHATGMQIFIGRLIVVAFVIVANILAVIHPLFSLVTTVLILIALPWLIVRGLRFNARVTSYRNVRFDFTGSAGGAFVSVMLGSLVAVLSLGLLAPFASRWLNRYIFNNLRYGNRPFDTDPKLGALYGALVIPAVMVVLGAVVLSALIAIIVVGIQASDASSVESDPLIFMVVSGMYLVVFGLIIIYGLAGLIYRAAVHNIVWSSTRIDGRHVLRSDLSRARYAWIAISNVVVTVLTLGLMRPWAAVRLARYVTEHTAIRIEGEIGEVFTQFEASGTAVGSEYMSMEGLDFGF, from the coding sequence ATGGATAATCGAGTGTCCGCGGGCGCCGCGGCGAACGCATTCGAGCGTGCAAGGTTCACCGGCACGGCATCGGAATATTTCGGCATCTGGATCGTCAACGTTCTTCTGACGATCGTAACGCTTGGCATCTATTCGGCCTGGGCGAAGGTGCGGCGCAATCGTTATTTCTACGGCAACACCGTCCTGCTCGGCCGTAGTTTCGAATATCACGCCACCGGCATGCAGATCTTTATCGGCCGCCTCATTGTGGTGGCCTTCGTTATCGTTGCCAACATTCTGGCGGTGATTCATCCGCTGTTCTCGCTAGTAACCACGGTCCTCATCCTCATCGCACTTCCCTGGCTGATCGTGAGGGGCCTTCGTTTCAACGCCCGCGTAACCAGCTACCGCAACGTCCGATTTGATTTCACCGGCTCCGCCGGCGGCGCCTTCGTCTCCGTCATGCTCGGAAGCCTCGTCGCCGTCCTGTCGCTGGGTTTGCTTGCGCCCTTCGCCAGCCGCTGGCTCAACCGCTACATTTTCAACAATCTCCGCTACGGCAACCGGCCTTTCGATACCGATCCCAAGCTCGGCGCGCTTTACGGCGCGCTTGTCATCCCGGCCGTGATGGTCGTGCTGGGCGCGGTCGTGCTCTCTGCCTTGATTGCGATCATAGTCGTCGGGATACAGGCTTCTGATGCCAGCTCGGTTGAGAGTGATCCACTTATCTTCATGGTGGTGTCGGGAATGTATCTGGTCGTCTTCGGCCTCATCATCATCTACGGCCTTGCCGGTCTCATCTATCGGGCGGCTGTCCACAACATCGTCTGGTCGTCGACACGGATCGACGGCCGGCATGTCTTGCGGAGCGATCTTTCCCGTGCACGCTATGCCTGGATCGCCATATCGAACGTCGTGGTGACGGTGCTTACCCTCGGCCTGATGCGCCCTTGGGCGGCGGTTCGGCTGGCGCGTTATGTCACCGAGCACACAGCGATCCGCATCGAAGGCGAGATCGGCGAGGTCTTTACGCAGTTTGAAGCCAGCGGCACTGCCGTCGGTTCGGAATATATGAGCATGGAAGGGCTTGATTTTGGTTTCTGA
- a CDS encoding putative quinol monooxygenase — protein MSRKPVVRMAELEIDPDTLETYCALLTEEIEAAVALEDGVLSLSAVSIRDNPNRIRILEVYADQEAYEAHLRTPHFLKYKNQTAHMVTSLTLIEVDPIAMLAKP, from the coding sequence ATGAGCCGGAAACCCGTTGTCAGAATGGCGGAGCTGGAGATCGATCCGGACACGCTTGAAACCTATTGCGCATTGCTTACGGAAGAAATCGAAGCAGCCGTCGCGCTGGAAGACGGCGTCCTTTCCCTGAGCGCCGTTTCCATCAGGGACAACCCAAACCGGATCCGTATCCTTGAAGTCTACGCCGACCAGGAAGCATACGAGGCACATCTGCGGACACCGCATTTCCTTAAGTACAAGAACCAGACGGCGCACATGGTCACATCGCTGACACTTATCGAGGTCGATCCGATCGCAATGCTTGCCAAGCCATGA